In one Conger conger chromosome 5, fConCon1.1, whole genome shotgun sequence genomic region, the following are encoded:
- the LOC133129281 gene encoding protein FAM43A-like, with protein sequence MLPWKKNKFELIEGDKQSKQKGYAVSLNYSALTSFAKSCPESALNRVGSMFKSKRKKVKITNEDPTYTVLYLGNATTIQSKGEGCTDIAVSKIWNKSEMGKNGTKMKLTVSSQGIRMVHVDDKARRPGHLYLLHRITYCVADPRLPKIFAWIYRHEMKHKAVMLRCHAVLVSKPEKAKAMALLLYQTSATALAEFKRLKRRDDARHQQQQLIGDQTIPLVPIRKLLNGQCYYKPPVERSRSAPKLGSITEDLLGEEEEERAMHFECEDILDSDSDCLGKGKRELSQIINDLGEMCIGNDLQTLKSDLRVTRLLSGESTGSDSSIEGNQEPNSISSGFVEGKIQDIG encoded by the coding sequence ATGCTGCCTTGGAAGAAGAATAAATTCGAACTGATAGAAGGAGATAAGCAGTCGAAACAGAAGGGTTATGCCGTGAGTTTGAACTACTCTGCGCTGACCTCCTTTGCCAAGTCGTGCCCGGAGAGCGCCCTGAACCGTGTGGGCAGCATGTTTAAATCCAAGAGGAAAAAAGTCAAAATTACCAACGAGGACCCCACATACACCGTCTTGTACCTCGGGAACGCCACCACAATCCAGTCGAAAGGAGAAGGCTGCACCGACATCGCCGTGAGCAAGATATGGAACAAAAGCGAGATGGGCAAGAATGGCACGAAGATGAAACTCACCGTAAGCTCACAGGGCATCCGGATGGTTCATGTGGACGACAAGGCGAGGAGACCTGGCCACTTGTACTTACTGCACCGGATAACCTACTGCGTCGCAGACCCGAGGTTGCCCAAGATTTTCGCTTGGATTTACAGACACGAGATGAAGCACAAGGCGGTGATGCTGCGGTGCCATGCTGTGCTCGTTTCCAAGCCGGAGAAGGCTAAAGCCATGGCGCTGCTCTTGTATCAGACGTCGGCGACTGCTTTGGCTGAGTTCAAAAGGCTAAAGCGAAGGGACGATGCCAGGCACCAGCAACAGCAGCTAATAGGTGATCAAACAATCCCACTGGTGCCAATCAGAAAGCTTCTTAACGGACAGTGCTATTACAAGCCACCAGTGGAGCGCAGTCGGAGTGCGCCGAAGCTCGGCTCTATCACCGAGGACTTGCTCGGcgaagaagaggaggaaagagCCATGCACTTTGAATGCGAGGATATTCTTGATTCTGACAGTGATTGCTTGGGTAAAGGAAAACGCGAACTATCTCAGATTATTAATGACCTTGGGGAAATGTGCATTGGAAACGACCTGCAGACACTAAAATCTGACTTACGGGTTACCAGGTTGCTGTCAGGCGAGAGTACGGGCAGTGACTCCTCTATAGAGGGCAATCAGGAACCCAATTCTATTTCCAGCGGCTTCGTGGAAGGCAAAATACAGGACATTGGCTGA